One window of the Camelina sativa cultivar DH55 chromosome 1, Cs, whole genome shotgun sequence genome contains the following:
- the LOC104740476 gene encoding uncharacterized protein At1g04910-like, protein MGTWKTRSSSKKQVCYISVPAQIINSVSSSSLHSFLDNKSSKKKHTTSKFSNLRNPKLWALSLFLLTVLGISLRLSLCLSSFGFGDHESQLQSSDSNVSPKYHLGFAYSRSNATQVEISNAKDRSLDTGVEKNETFGGDGSHLITSDRNGHGDKNEFWKQPDGLGYKPCLDFSIGYRRESKKIARERRKYLMVVVSGGLNQQKIQIVDAVVIARILGAVLVVPILQINLIWGDESEFSDIFDLEQFKSVLANDVKIVSLLPASKLMTRPSEEGGMPFNASPQWIRSHYLKRFNRDGVLLLRRLDSRLSKDLPTDLQKLRCKAAFEGLKFSPRVMEMGKKLAERMRSKGPYIALHLRMEKDVWVRTGCLSGLCSKYDEIVNIERIKRPELLTAKSSMTSNKRKLAGLCPLNAKEVTRLLRALGAPRDARIYWAGGEPLGGKEALKPLTSEFPNLYNKYDIALPLELKPFAKRASIMAAIDYIVCKESDVFMASHGGNMGHAIQGHRAYEGHKKIITPNKRHMLPYFVNTSMSKTEFEKMIKKLHRQSLGQPELRVSKAGRDVTKYPVPECMCKQATSTI, encoded by the exons ATGGGAACATGGAAGACGAGAAGCAGTAGTAAGAAGCAAGTTTGCTACATTTCAGTCCCAGCTCAGATCataaactctgtttcttcatcGTCTTTACACTCTTTTCTCGATAACAAATCTTCAAAGAAGAAgcacacaacaagcaaattcTCCAATCTCAGAAACCCAAAGCTCTGGGCTTTATCTCTCTTCTTACTTACTGTTTTGGGGATATCATTAAGACTCAgtctttgtctttcttcttttggtttcgGCGATCACGAAAGTCAACTTCAAAGCTCGGATTCTAATGTATCTCCTAAATACCATCTAGGTTTTGCGTATAGCAGATCAAACGCTACTCAGGTTGAGATTTCAAACGCCAAGGATCGATCTTTGGATACGGGTGTGGAGAAAAATGAGACCTTTGGTGGTGATGGATCACATTTGATCACCTCTGATCGAAATGGACATGGTGATAAGAATGAGTTTTGGAAACAGCCTGATGGATTAGGTTACAAGCCATGCTTAGACTTCAGCATTGGTTACAGAAGAGAGAGTAAGAAGATTGCTAGAGAGAGGAGAAAGTATCTGATGGTGGTTGTCTCTGGTGGGTTGAATCAGCAGAAGATTCAGATTGTTGATGCAGTTGTGATTGCGAGGATTCTAGGTGCTGTTCTTGTTGTACCAATATTGCAAATCAATCTCATTTGGGGTGACGAGAg tGAGTTTTCAGATATATTTGATTTAGAGCAATTCAAGAGTGTTTTAGCAAATGATGTGAAGATTGTTTCGTTGCTGCCCGCAAGTAAACTAATGACTAGACCATCAGAGGAAGGTGGTATGCCCTTTAACGCCTCCCCTCAATGGATCCGTTCGCATTATCTAAAGCGT TTCAATAGGGACGGAGTTCTGCTTTTAAGGAGATTAGATTCAAGATTGTCTAAAGACTTGCCCACTGATCTCCAGAAGCTCCGTTGTAAG GCAGCATTTGAAGGACTGAAGTTTTCGCCACGGGTCATGGAGATGGGGAAGAAGCTTGCAGAGAGGATGAGGAGCAAAGGGCCTTACATTGCGCTGCATCTTCGAATGGAGAAAGATGTGTGGGTTAGAACAGGATGCCTTTCTGGTTTGTGCTCAAAGTATGATGAGATTGTAAACATCGAAAGGATTAAGCGGCCTGAGCTCTTAACAGCCAAATCTAGTATGACATCTAATAAGAGGAAACTCGCTGGTCTCTGTCCATTAAATGCCAAGGAAGTAACAAG GCTGCTTAGAGCACTTGGAGCACCGAGAGATGCGAGGATCTATTGGGCGGGAGGGGAACCGCTTGGCGGAAAGGAAGCTTTGAAACCGTTAACAAGCGAATTCCCAAATCTCTACAACAAATACGATATTGCATTGCCACTTGAACTCAAACCTTTTGCAAAACGAGCTTCGATAATGGCAGCAATCGACTATATAGTGTGCAAGGAGAGTGATGTGTTCATGGCATCTCATGGAGGGAACATGGGCCATGCAATTCAG GGGCACAGGGCTTATGAAGGACACAAGAAGATTATAACACCAAACAAAAGGCATATGCTCCCATACTTTGTGAACACATCAATGAGTAAAACAGAGTTTGAGAAGATGATAAAGAAGTTACACAGACAATCTCTAGGACAGCCAGAACTAAGGGTTAGCAAAGCAGGAAGAGATGTTACAAAGTATCCTGTTCCTGAGTGTATGTGCAAACAAGCCACCTCTACTATTTAA
- the LOC104740564 gene encoding reactive oxygen species modulator 1-like, with product MAKDSCLARITAGVAVGGAVGGAVGAVYGTYEAIRFKVPGLMKIRYIGQTTIGSAAIFGLFLGAGSLIHCGKGY from the exons atggcgaAAGACAGCTGTTTGGCCAGAATCACTGCCGGAGTTGCCGTTGGCGGCGCAGTTGGTGGCGCTGTAG GTGCTGTCTATGGAACTTACGAAGCGATTAGATTCAAG GTTCCTGGGCTTATGAAGATAAGATACATTGGGCAAACTACCATTGGCAGTGCAGCAATTTTCGGGCTTTTTCTAGGTGCCGGCAGTTTGATACATTGTGGAAAAGGTTACTGA
- the LOC104703802 gene encoding eukaryotic translation initiation factor 2 subunit beta-like has product ILRENSPELVGVWLLTVIRPPQIILEGKDKTVFVNFMDYCKTMHRQPNHVSAFLCAGKYARGTIDGQQRLVIDRGFRSGRFKEDLRRYILEYVMCCGCKSTDTILSKENRLFFLICEKDFAYIV; this is encoded by the exons ATTCTGCGTGAAAATAGTCCAGAGCTTGTTGGAGTTTGGCTTCTTACAGTTATAAGGCCACCACAAATTATTCTTGAAGGGAAAGACAAAACAGTCTTTGTCAACTTTATGGACTATTGCAAGAC GATGCATCGACAACCAAATCATGTTAGCGCTTTCTTGTGTGCTGGCAAGTATGCAAGGGGTACAATAGATGGGCAGCAAAGGTTGGTTATCGATAGGGGATTTAGATCCGGCCGATTTAAAGAGGATTTACGACGATATATCC TTGAGTACGTCATGTGTTGTGGTTGCAAGAGCACAGACACAATTCTTTCAAAGGAGAATCGTCTCTTCTTTTTGATATGTGAAAAG GATTTTGCCTACATAGTCTAA
- the LOC104740704 gene encoding eukaryotic translation initiation factor 2 subunit beta-like: MADESNVIKEEVKDEQDILRRVFNILRENSPEHVGFSLLTVIMPPQVLLEGTKKTIFVNFMDYCKTMRRQPAHVRAFLLAELGTTSDTPDAQQRLVVRGRFTSKNFEGLLRRYVCGYVMCFDCKSTNTTFSREVRLFFVRCEQVKNLYPISFSCLGHISVYGFCLTEYIRKPLLIATSPL; the protein is encoded by the exons ATGGCTGATGAAAGTAATGTgatcaaagaagaagtgaaGGATGAGCAAGAT ATACTTCGTAGGGTCTTTAATATTCTGCGTGAAAATAGTCCGGAGCATGTTGGATTTTCGCTTCTTACAGTTATAATGCCACCACAAGTTCTTCTTGAAGGGACAAAGAAGACAATCTTTGTCAATTTTATGGACTATTGCAAGAC GATGCGTCGACAACCAGCTCATGTTAGGGCTTTCTTACTTGCTGAGTTGGGTACTACTAGTGATACACCTGATGCGCAGCAAAGGTTGGTTGTTAGGGGGAGATTTACATCCAAGAACTTTGAAGGGCTTTTACGGCGATATGTCT GTGGATACGTCATGTGCTTTGATTGCAAAAGCACAAACACAACTTTCTCCAGGGAGGTTCGTCTCTTCTTTGTGAGATGTGAACAGGTAAAAAACCTCTACCCAATTAGTTTCTCTTGCCTTGGACACATTTCTGTTTATGGTTTCTGCCTAActgaatatataagaaaaccgCTTCTCATAGCTACGTCCCCTCTATGA
- the LOC104740855 gene encoding methyl-CpG-binding domain protein 4-like protein isoform X2, which produces MFPPVIYTYTRRRCRRLGRDDDSSVMMTRRRPDSATIEVRDENHSIGLFKEDDDDDIIRDLGCIDESETRHGSSNLLSQCHRDDVCFLDKDNKSDSFVSCRRNLDDLFLGFAYKGVRSRKRDDFGSETTSNLVSPRIADDDSVSESHLQVRRVSPYFQGSTVSQQSKVGCDSRSVCSQSRRSCRKGCRKIQAKVPRVSPYFQASAISQCGSDIVSSQSVSRRESSKLQAKVRRVSRYFQASADSEQPRGLRRYFKVVKVSRYFHDVVPADGIEIDDSQKEKSRRVRKTPVVSPLLSLSQKTDEAYLRKTPDKTWVPPRSPCNLLQEDHWHDPWRVLVICMLLNKTSGAQVIADAGSDIRLVRIVS; this is translated from the exons aTGTTTCCTCCAGTAATATATACGTATACGCGAAGGAGATGTCGAAGACTTGGAAGGGACGATGATAGTTCAGTGATGATGACTCGTCGGAGACCCGACTCCGCTACTATTGAGGTAAGGGATGAGAATCACTCGATTGGTTTATTtaaggaggatgatgatgatgatataattCGAGATTTGGGTTGCATTGATGAGTCTGAAACTAGACATGGTTCAAGTAATTTGCTTTCTCAATGTCATCGTGATGATGTTTGTTTCCTCGACAAGGATAATAAGAGCGATAGCTTTGTTTCATGTAGAAGAAATTTGGATGATTTGTTTCTTGGGTTCGCTTATAAGGGTGTGAGGAGTAGGAAAAGGGATGACTTTGGAAGTGAAACTACTAGTAATCTTGTTTCTCCTCGAATTGCTGATGATGATAGTGTTTCTGAATCTCATCTTCAAGTAAGAAGAGTTTCTCCATACTTCCAGGGATCTACTGTTTCACAACAGTCCAAAGTAGGGTGTGATTCTCGTAGTGTTTGCTCTCAAAGTAGAAGAAGTTGTAGGAAAGGATGCAGGAAAATTCAAGCTAAAGTTCCAAGAGTTTCTCCATACTTCCAGGCATCAGCTATTTCACAATGTGGTTCTGACATTGTTTCATCTCAAAGTGTAAGTAGGAGAGAAAGTAGCAAACTTCAAGCTAAGGTTCGAAGAGTTTCGCGTTATTTCCAGGCGTCAGCTGATTCAGAACAGCCAAGAGGTTTGCGTAGGTATTTTAAGGTTGTGAAAGTTTCAAGATATTTCCATGATGTTGTGCCTGCGGATGGAATTGAAATCGATGATTCACAAAAGGAGAAATCAAGAAGGGTGAGGAAAACTCCGGTTGTGAGCCCTTTACTCTCCCTTTCTCAAAAGACCGATGAGGCATACCTGCGGAAAACGCCTGATAAGACATGGGTGCCTCCACGATCTCCATGTAATCTACTTCAAGAAGATCATTGGCATGATCCATGGCGGGTGCTGGTCATATGTATGCTTCTCAACAAAACATCTGGTGCACAG GTGATTGCAGACGCGGGGAGTGATATCAGACTTGTTCGCATTGTGTCCTGA
- the LOC104740855 gene encoding methyl-CpG-binding domain protein 4-like protein isoform X1, protein MFPPVIYTYTRRRCRRLGRDDDSSVMMTRRRPDSATIEVRDENHSIGLFKEDDDDDIIRDLGCIDESETRHGSSNLLSQCHRDDVCFLDKDNKSDSFVSCRRNLDDLFLGFAYKGVRSRKRDDFGSETTSNLVSPRIADDDSVSESHLQVRRVSPYFQGSTVSQQSKVGCDSRSVCSQSRRSCRKGCRKIQAKVPRVSPYFQASAISQCGSDIVSSQSVSRRESSKLQAKVRRVSRYFQASADSEQPRGLRRYFKVVKVSRYFHDVVPADGIEIDDSQKEKSRRVRKTPVVSPLLSLSQKTDEAYLRKTPDKTWVPPRSPCNLLQEDHWHDPWRVLVICMLLNKTSGAQTRGVISDLFALCPDAKTAIEVEEKEIESLIKPLGLQKKRAKMIQRLSLEYLQENWTHVTQLHGVGKYAADAYAIFCNGNWDRVKPNDHMLNYYWEFLRIRYKL, encoded by the exons aTGTTTCCTCCAGTAATATATACGTATACGCGAAGGAGATGTCGAAGACTTGGAAGGGACGATGATAGTTCAGTGATGATGACTCGTCGGAGACCCGACTCCGCTACTATTGAGGTAAGGGATGAGAATCACTCGATTGGTTTATTtaaggaggatgatgatgatgatataattCGAGATTTGGGTTGCATTGATGAGTCTGAAACTAGACATGGTTCAAGTAATTTGCTTTCTCAATGTCATCGTGATGATGTTTGTTTCCTCGACAAGGATAATAAGAGCGATAGCTTTGTTTCATGTAGAAGAAATTTGGATGATTTGTTTCTTGGGTTCGCTTATAAGGGTGTGAGGAGTAGGAAAAGGGATGACTTTGGAAGTGAAACTACTAGTAATCTTGTTTCTCCTCGAATTGCTGATGATGATAGTGTTTCTGAATCTCATCTTCAAGTAAGAAGAGTTTCTCCATACTTCCAGGGATCTACTGTTTCACAACAGTCCAAAGTAGGGTGTGATTCTCGTAGTGTTTGCTCTCAAAGTAGAAGAAGTTGTAGGAAAGGATGCAGGAAAATTCAAGCTAAAGTTCCAAGAGTTTCTCCATACTTCCAGGCATCAGCTATTTCACAATGTGGTTCTGACATTGTTTCATCTCAAAGTGTAAGTAGGAGAGAAAGTAGCAAACTTCAAGCTAAGGTTCGAAGAGTTTCGCGTTATTTCCAGGCGTCAGCTGATTCAGAACAGCCAAGAGGTTTGCGTAGGTATTTTAAGGTTGTGAAAGTTTCAAGATATTTCCATGATGTTGTGCCTGCGGATGGAATTGAAATCGATGATTCACAAAAGGAGAAATCAAGAAGGGTGAGGAAAACTCCGGTTGTGAGCCCTTTACTCTCCCTTTCTCAAAAGACCGATGAGGCATACCTGCGGAAAACGCCTGATAAGACATGGGTGCCTCCACGATCTCCATGTAATCTACTTCAAGAAGATCATTGGCATGATCCATGGCGGGTGCTGGTCATATGTATGCTTCTCAACAAAACATCTGGTGCACAG ACGCGGGGAGTGATATCAGACTTGTTCGCATTGTGTCCTGATGCAAAGACTGCAATAGAAgttgaagaaaaagagatagagagtCTGATAAAACCTCTTGGACTACAAAAGAAGAGAGCCAAAATGATTCAACGGTTATCTCTCGAGTATCTTCAAGAGAACTGGACTCACGTCACTCAATTGCATGGCGTTGGAAAGTATGCAGCGGATGCGTATGCGATATTCTGTAACGGGAATTGGGATCGCGTGAAGCCTAATGATCATATGCTAAACTATTACTGGGAATTCCTCAGGATTCGGTATAAATTATGA
- the LOC104740998 gene encoding probable ADP-ribosylation factor GTPase-activating protein AGD11 — MSVGQENVEPVEVSGSHACLYELLCSETPRWTPQMDLQISSSDPRDRLEKLLKQPGNKYCADCGSPEPKWVSLSLGVFICIKCSGVHRSLGVHISKVLSVKLDDWTDDQVDMLVGYGGNTTVNQRFEACNIDQSKKPKPDSTNEERNDFIRKKYEMHQFMDPKDGALCPYQQPSRRNTSPPSSCSANHRSTKNRIGHAFRNSWGRRESDHKGPKKSNSMAGMIEFVGLIKVNVVKGTNLAVRDVMTSDPYVILALGQQSVKTRVIKNNLNPVWNETLMLSIPEPMPPLKVLVYDKDTFSTDDFMGEAEIDIQPLVSAAKAYESSSIKEPMQLGSWVASKENTLVSDGIISLEEGKVRQDISLRLQNVERGVLEIQLECLPLTQ, encoded by the exons ATGTCTGTCGGCCAAGAAAATGTCGAACCTGTTGAAGTTTCAG gGTCGCATGCTTGCTTATATGAACTTTTATGTTCAGAGACACCCAGATGGACTCCTCAAATGGATTTGCAAATATCTTCTTCTG ATCCCCGAGATCGGTTAGAGAAGTTGCTGAAGCAACCTGGGAATAAATATTGTGCTGACTGTGGCTCTCCTGAACCAAAATGGGT GTCGTTGAGTCTCGGTGTATTTATCTGCATTAAGTGTTCTGGTGTACACAGGAGTCTTGGAGTTCATATATCTAAG GTTCTGTCAGTAAAACTAGACGATTGGACAGATGATCAAGTTGACATGCTTGTAGGGTATGGTGGAAACACCACAGTGAACCAGAGATTCGAAGCTTGCAACATCGATCAGTCAAAGAAACCCAAACCAGATTCTACTAATGAGGAACGCAATGATTTCATCAG aaaaaaatatgagatgcACCAGTTTATGGATCCAAAGGATGGTGCTTTGTGCCCTTATCAGCAGCCTAGCAGAAGAAATACTTCACCACCGTCTTCATGTTCTGCAAACCACCGTTCTACAAAAAACCGTATTGGTCATGCATTTAGGAATAGCTGGGGACGAAGAGAATCTGATCACAAAGGACCAAAGAAGAGCAATTCCATG GCAGGTATGATTGAGTTTGTGGGATTGATTAAGGTTAATGTGGTAAAAGGAACCAATCTTGCGGTTCGAGACGTAATGACCAGCGATCCTTATGTTATCCTTGCTCTTGGTCAACAA tCGGTAAAAACACGGGTGATAAAGAACAACTTGAATCCCGTATGGAATGAGACGCTAATGCTTTCGATACCTGAGCCCATGCCTCCTCTCAAAGTG CTAGTGTACGACAAGGATACATTCTCGACAGATGATTTCATGGGAGAGGCAGAGATAGACATACAACCATTGGTGAGTGCAGCAAAAGCTTACGAGTCATCGAGCATAAAGGAACCGATGCAGCTGGGAAGTTGGGTGGCGAGCAAAGAGAACACGTTGGTGAGTGATGGGATAATCTCACTTGAAGAAGGAAAAGTGAGACAAGACATTTCACTTAGGCTTCAAAATGTGGAGAGAGGTGTACTTGAGATCCAGCTTGAATGTCTTCCTCTCActcaatga